A stretch of the Filimonas lacunae genome encodes the following:
- the ribH gene encoding 6,7-dimethyl-8-ribityllumazine synthase — MATQGNNALLKGIPTTKDAFVVIVKTEWNAPIINKLEAGAKKVFKAAGVTVKVLTVPGAFEIPYAIKAYAESGEPKADAFIAFGTVIRGDTPHFDYVCKAITDGVLSLNLTLEVPVVFGVLTVENEQQALERVGGKHGHKGEEAAVTAIKMIALKRKLKK, encoded by the coding sequence ATGGCAACACAAGGAAATAACGCACTTCTCAAAGGCATCCCTACTACAAAGGATGCCTTTGTAGTTATAGTGAAAACGGAATGGAACGCCCCCATCATTAACAAACTGGAAGCAGGCGCAAAGAAAGTATTTAAGGCAGCAGGTGTAACGGTGAAAGTATTAACCGTGCCCGGTGCTTTTGAAATTCCCTATGCTATAAAAGCTTATGCCGAAAGCGGCGAGCCAAAGGCAGATGCCTTTATTGCATTTGGAACCGTGATCAGGGGCGATACGCCGCACTTTGATTATGTGTGTAAAGCAATTACCGATGGTGTACTTTCTTTGAACCTTACACTGGAAGTACCTGTTGTATTTGGAGTGCTTACTGTTGAAAACGAACAACAGGCACTGGAAAGGGTTGGTGGTAAACATGGACATAAAGGCGAAGAAGCCGCTGTTACTGCTATTAAAATGATAGCCCTTAAAAGAAAGCTAAAGAAGTAG
- a CDS encoding tetratricopeptide repeat protein, translated as MSEKHAPEVLETNDTLLRAQGFWQKNSKVIIGAVVAVVVIVGGYFGYQNFVVKPKEEKAGEAIYKAQHYFAIDSFKLALEGDKAAGAKGFLDIAKSFSGTKAGNLAAYYAGICHLRLGEFDKAVKQLKDFSTDAPQIQLVAYGTLGDAYSELGKKSEAIDAYKKAAVTFEKDETSSSEYLFRAALLSEINGNSKEALELYKQLKEKFPRTDKGFQADKYIYRLSVEKNDFSVK; from the coding sequence ATGTCTGAAAAGCATGCGCCTGAAGTATTAGAAACGAATGACACTTTGTTAAGAGCACAAGGTTTCTGGCAAAAAAACTCTAAAGTTATCATTGGTGCTGTAGTAGCAGTAGTGGTAATAGTGGGTGGTTACTTCGGTTACCAGAATTTTGTGGTAAAACCGAAGGAAGAAAAAGCCGGAGAAGCTATTTATAAAGCTCAACACTATTTTGCTATCGATTCATTTAAGTTAGCATTAGAAGGAGATAAAGCAGCAGGAGCCAAAGGTTTCCTGGATATTGCTAAATCTTTCAGCGGAACCAAAGCCGGTAACCTGGCTGCATATTATGCAGGTATCTGCCATCTTCGTTTAGGTGAATTTGACAAAGCGGTTAAGCAGTTGAAAGACTTTAGCACCGATGCTCCACAAATTCAGCTGGTTGCGTATGGTACCCTGGGCGATGCTTACAGCGAACTGGGTAAAAAATCAGAAGCCATTGACGCTTATAAAAAAGCGGCTGTTACTTTTGAAAAAGATGAAACTTCTTCATCAGAATACTTGTTTCGTGCAGCACTGTTAAGTGAAATTAACGGTAACAGCAAAGAAGCGCTGGAGCTGTACAAACAGTTAAAAGAGAAATTTCCAAGAACTGATAAAGGTTTTCAGGCTGATAAATATATCTATCGCCTGAGCGTTGAAAAAAATGACTTTAGTGTAAAATAA
- the pdhA gene encoding pyruvate dehydrogenase (acetyl-transferring) E1 component subunit alpha — protein sequence MATKFSKETYLYWYELMQLIRQFELKSEEMYKMAGKIRGFFHVYNGQEAIAAGCMTATKQEDPFITGYRDHGLGLAKGMSPNACMAELYGKATGCAKGKGGSMHFFSKEHYFFGGHGIVGAQIGTATGLAFAEKYKESGNVALGFFGDGAARQGMLHETFNLAMTWKLPVIYICENNQYAMGTSIERTSNVVDIYKLAEAYQMPSEKVDGMSPEAVHEAVARAAKRARDGEGPTLLEIKTYRYKGHSVSDPQKYRTKEEVDEYKAKDPITQVLATIKKNKYATEADIAAIDARINAVVEESVKFAEESPWPSDDELLKDVYVDQNYPFIVD from the coding sequence GTGGCTACAAAGTTTTCCAAAGAAACTTATTTATACTGGTACGAGCTCATGCAGCTTATACGTCAGTTTGAGTTGAAATCAGAAGAAATGTATAAGATGGCTGGTAAGATTCGTGGTTTTTTCCACGTTTACAACGGTCAGGAAGCTATTGCCGCTGGTTGTATGACCGCGACTAAGCAAGAAGATCCATTCATCACGGGTTACCGTGACCACGGTTTGGGTTTAGCAAAAGGCATGAGTCCGAACGCTTGTATGGCTGAACTGTATGGTAAGGCTACAGGTTGTGCGAAAGGTAAAGGTGGTAGCATGCACTTCTTCAGTAAAGAACATTACTTTTTTGGTGGACATGGTATAGTAGGCGCTCAAATTGGTACTGCTACCGGTTTGGCTTTTGCTGAAAAATACAAAGAGTCCGGTAACGTAGCTTTAGGCTTTTTTGGTGATGGCGCTGCCCGTCAGGGTATGTTGCACGAAACCTTTAACCTGGCTATGACCTGGAAGCTGCCTGTAATTTATATTTGTGAGAACAACCAATACGCAATGGGTACTTCTATTGAAAGAACCTCTAACGTAGTGGATATTTATAAACTGGCTGAAGCTTACCAGATGCCTTCTGAAAAGGTGGACGGTATGTCTCCTGAAGCTGTTCACGAAGCAGTAGCACGCGCGGCTAAAAGAGCACGTGACGGCGAAGGTCCAACCTTGCTGGAAATTAAAACTTACCGCTACAAAGGGCACTCTGTTTCTGATCCTCAGAAATACCGTACCAAAGAAGAAGTGGATGAGTATAAAGCAAAAGATCCTATCACACAGGTTCTGGCTACTATTAAAAAGAACAAGTACGCTACAGAAGCAGATATCGCGGCTATCGATGCCCGTATCAACGCAGTAGTGGAAGAGAGCGTTAAATTCGCTGAAGAAAGCCCATGGCCTTCTGATGACGAACTGCTGAAAGACGTTTATGTTGATCAGAACTATCCATTTATTGTTGACTAA
- the recF gene encoding DNA replication/repair protein RecF (All proteins in this family for which functions are known are DNA-binding proteins that assist the filamentation of RecA onto DNA for the initiation of recombination or recombinational repair.) translates to MFSFRHIALTQFRNYLFESFDFSERIVGICGANGSGKTNLLDAVYYLCFTRSYFSRTDGQNVHHGLQGLRLEAQLAKNGADEKLVCIVRENNKKEFYANDEEYKKFSDHIGLFPAVMIAPDDTELITGGSEERRKFLDTLLSQLFPGYLQQLIAYNKILQQRNSLLKAAAEHRRLDHSLLEILDIQLCERGDAIYQWRRSFIDQFIPLVQQQYTHIAGKDDLVQLQYDSQLNTTPLATLLQQNRQRDMHLQRTTCGIHKDDIDIFMNGLIFKNIASQGQRKSLLFAIKLSEFITLKQHKGFTPVLLLDDVFEKLDASRMHNLLHRVCVEEEGQVFITDTHKERLEKAFTDLSVVYQLVQL, encoded by the coding sequence ATGTTCTCTTTCCGGCATATCGCGTTAACCCAATTCAGAAATTACCTGTTTGAATCGTTTGATTTTTCGGAGCGGATAGTGGGTATTTGTGGCGCAAACGGCAGTGGAAAAACCAATTTGCTGGATGCAGTGTACTATTTATGCTTTACCCGTAGCTATTTTTCACGTACCGATGGACAAAATGTTCACCACGGGTTACAGGGTTTGCGACTGGAAGCACAACTGGCCAAAAACGGGGCCGACGAAAAATTAGTGTGCATTGTACGGGAGAACAACAAAAAAGAATTTTACGCCAACGACGAGGAGTATAAAAAATTTTCTGACCATATTGGCCTGTTTCCGGCTGTAATGATAGCCCCCGACGATACCGAACTGATCACCGGCGGCAGTGAGGAAAGAAGAAAATTCCTTGACACCCTGCTTTCTCAACTATTTCCCGGCTACCTGCAACAGCTGATCGCCTATAATAAGATATTACAACAACGCAATAGCCTGCTGAAAGCCGCCGCTGAACACCGGCGACTAGACCACTCTCTACTGGAAATACTGGATATTCAGCTGTGCGAGCGCGGTGATGCCATTTACCAGTGGCGGCGGAGTTTTATTGACCAGTTTATTCCGCTGGTGCAACAACAATACACGCACATAGCCGGAAAAGACGACCTGGTACAGCTACAATATGATAGTCAACTTAACACCACACCACTTGCTACCCTGCTGCAACAGAACCGTCAGCGCGACATGCATTTGCAACGTACTACCTGCGGCATTCATAAAGATGATATAGACATTTTCATGAATGGACTTATATTTAAAAATATAGCCTCCCAGGGACAGCGTAAAAGCCTTTTATTTGCCATCAAGCTTTCAGAATTCATTACCTTGAAGCAGCATAAGGGCTTTACCCCGGTGTTGCTGCTGGACGATGTTTTTGAAAAACTGGATGCCAGTCGTATGCATAATTTACTGCACCGCGTTTGTGTAGAAGAAGAAGGCCAGGTATTTATTACTGATACCCATAAAGAGCGCCTGGAAAAAGCTTTTACAGATTTGTCAGTTGTCTACCAACTCGTTCAATTGTAA
- a CDS encoding DUF721 domain-containing protein — MEMSLGDAMKAFIQKSRLKNGIRAVQIEEVWEQLMGKTISKYTEKIQIINNTLFIRTSVGPLKQELHYQKPQIIQRVNEALGEKLITEVVIQ; from the coding sequence ATGGAAATGTCATTAGGAGATGCCATGAAGGCGTTTATTCAAAAGAGCAGGCTAAAGAATGGTATCCGCGCCGTTCAGATAGAAGAAGTATGGGAACAACTGATGGGTAAAACCATCTCGAAATACACCGAAAAAATCCAGATCATCAACAACACCCTGTTCATACGCACCAGCGTAGGCCCACTAAAACAAGAGTTACACTACCAGAAACCCCAGATCATTCAAAGGGTAAACGAAGCCCTGGGCGAAAAACTGATCACCGAAGTGGTGATACAGTAA
- a CDS encoding Ig-like domain-containing protein, producing MLNTPVSNPVRGIALLCACLTLTVTCIFGQWPGGVSGSLTTWFKANTTGNIIIPNTTTNGVSQWNSEKGTFSITQATASRQPVFTATNTTNGSFNFNPFVQFSKTSNTVLYNTSNTDNLLGNNGSIFMVINTYRTIADGNPSSFTYKNSVTNSSIAYQFKPGFRIQTGDGISGSTADYYNWGAPLPSPAPTYPETSGILLTAKGVDKATTDKFFNGRRNGDSIAITHRYDAPYDGYSYTPSISYGFFLGSDATTTGAQNMSCGIAELITFNTLLSDADQNKVESYLAIKYGITLTKKHSFYNLNYVAATGTVLWDTTANTGYWYNITGIGRDDASGLQQKQSRSMHNNALISLYNGFGYTSLPTANATNSNTIATDNSFLLTADNGLSTQITRCSPDNQLVHMARIWKVQKTGSGIDSVTIAVNATDVPANATRLLVSADNTFPAAATVSYPLKSISGQLATAVHLTDKVYFTFGTDTLHVAVTTVQPDCDHPNAGSVSAGVTGGVTPYTYLWTPSAATTASITNLSGDTYTLAVTHAGCTYTTSATIQAVEAATTPQVDDQSVCPNQTATFTVKNPATGATYAWYTSNTGGTPLSNTAPGTSYSTGALSASATYYVEAISATGCKSTPRTAVSATVLTVLAQPVVTVTTTTLNSITFSWAPVTGATGYQVSVNNSTYQTPNDPSGLSHTVTDLTPMTEASIRVIALGVQTCQNSAAGAATGKTLSAEVYIPNVFTPNADGKNDVFKVYSNIIRSMQLKVFNQWGELIFSSSDSNAAWDGTYKGKPQPVGIYVYAIKITLTNGNQVIRKGDINLLR from the coding sequence ATGCTTAACACACCTGTAAGCAACCCTGTTAGAGGTATTGCCTTATTATGTGCATGCCTCACCCTAACAGTAACCTGTATTTTTGGCCAGTGGCCGGGTGGTGTATCCGGGTCACTTACCACCTGGTTTAAAGCCAATACCACAGGCAATATTATTATACCTAACACCACCACTAATGGGGTGTCGCAATGGAACAGTGAAAAAGGCACGTTTTCCATTACCCAGGCCACTGCCAGCCGCCAGCCCGTTTTTACGGCCACTAACACCACAAACGGCAGTTTTAATTTTAATCCCTTTGTGCAGTTTAGCAAAACCAGTAATACGGTTTTATACAACACCTCTAATACCGACAATCTGCTGGGTAATAATGGCAGTATATTTATGGTTATTAACACCTACCGCACTATTGCCGATGGCAACCCCAGTAGTTTTACTTATAAAAATAGTGTTACCAACTCTTCCATTGCGTACCAGTTTAAACCCGGCTTTCGTATTCAAACAGGCGATGGTATTTCGGGCAGCACGGCCGATTATTATAACTGGGGCGCACCACTTCCCTCCCCTGCTCCTACCTATCCGGAAACCTCCGGTATTTTACTTACTGCTAAAGGTGTAGACAAAGCCACTACCGACAAATTTTTCAATGGCAGACGCAATGGCGATTCCATAGCCATCACACACCGTTATGATGCCCCTTACGATGGCTATAGTTACACACCTTCTATATCATATGGTTTCTTCCTCGGCAGTGATGCCACTACTACAGGCGCACAAAACATGAGTTGTGGCATTGCCGAACTCATCACTTTTAACACCCTGCTTTCCGATGCGGATCAAAATAAAGTAGAAAGCTACCTGGCTATTAAATATGGAATTACCTTAACTAAAAAACACTCCTTCTATAATCTTAATTATGTGGCAGCTACCGGAACAGTGTTATGGGACACTACCGCTAACACGGGTTATTGGTATAACATTACCGGCATAGGTCGCGACGATGCATCGGGTCTGCAGCAAAAGCAATCACGCAGCATGCACAACAATGCACTCATTAGCCTGTACAATGGTTTTGGATATACCAGCCTGCCCACAGCAAACGCTACCAACAGCAATACGATAGCAACAGACAATTCCTTTTTATTAACGGCAGACAATGGCCTCTCTACCCAGATAACCCGCTGCTCTCCCGATAATCAATTAGTGCATATGGCCCGTATATGGAAAGTGCAAAAAACAGGCAGCGGTATTGACTCTGTTACCATAGCAGTAAATGCTACAGATGTACCTGCTAATGCTACCCGCCTGTTGGTGAGCGCTGACAATACTTTCCCCGCTGCTGCTACAGTAAGCTATCCTTTAAAAAGCATCAGCGGACAGTTAGCTACGGCGGTGCATTTAACAGATAAAGTATATTTCACTTTCGGTACCGATACCTTGCATGTAGCAGTAACTACAGTTCAACCAGATTGCGACCATCCTAATGCCGGCTCTGTCAGCGCCGGAGTAACAGGTGGCGTAACGCCTTATACCTATTTGTGGACGCCTTCTGCTGCCACCACAGCCAGCATTACTAATTTATCCGGAGACACTTACACATTGGCTGTTACCCACGCAGGCTGTACTTACACCACCAGCGCCACCATACAGGCTGTAGAAGCCGCCACTACGCCACAGGTAGACGATCAATCTGTATGCCCTAATCAAACAGCCACCTTCACCGTAAAGAACCCGGCTACCGGCGCTACCTATGCCTGGTATACCAGCAACACCGGCGGCACGCCACTCAGTAACACAGCACCCGGCACCAGCTATAGCACCGGCGCATTATCAGCCAGCGCCACCTATTATGTGGAAGCTATCAGCGCCACAGGTTGCAAAAGCACACCCCGCACTGCTGTTTCCGCTACGGTATTAACTGTGCTGGCACAGCCGGTGGTAACTGTTACCACTACTACACTCAACAGCATCACTTTCAGCTGGGCACCGGTAACAGGCGCTACAGGCTACCAGGTATCTGTAAACAATAGCACATATCAAACACCTAACGATCCTTCGGGCCTGTCACATACGGTTACCGACCTCACGCCTATGACGGAAGCCAGCATACGGGTAATAGCCCTGGGCGTTCAAACCTGCCAGAACAGTGCAGCAGGTGCAGCAACAGGCAAAACCTTATCAGCCGAAGTGTATATACCCAATGTGTTTACACCTAATGCAGATGGAAAGAATGATGTGTTTAAAGTATACAGCAACATTATCAGAAGCATGCAGCTGAAAGTATTTAACCAATGGGGCGAACTGATTTTTTCCAGCAGCGATAGCAACGCGGCATGGGATGGAACCTACAAAGGCAAGCCGCAACCGGTAGGCATTTATGTGTATGCCATCAAAATAACATTAACCAACGGCAACCAGGTAATACGAAAAGGAGACATTAACCTGCTTCGTTAA
- a CDS encoding CBS domain-containing protein — translation MCTVSKLLSRQGMKSNYIDANATVLEALSAMECENLSYLVVMYQGKYVGIFSERDYARKVILQGRYSQSTLVKEVMSADLPVVSSNDDAEYCMMLMNAYKARYLPVFDDFEFKTVITVNDLVREALQDKALAPIVEETINNGWVGEGFSTRKFIY, via the coding sequence ATGTGCACCGTATCTAAACTCCTGTCCAGGCAGGGAATGAAAAGCAATTACATTGACGCCAATGCCACCGTTCTGGAAGCGTTAAGCGCCATGGAATGCGAAAATTTAAGTTACCTGGTGGTTATGTACCAGGGCAAGTATGTGGGTATTTTTTCAGAACGCGATTATGCACGAAAGGTGATTTTACAGGGGCGCTATTCACAATCAACCCTGGTTAAAGAAGTGATGTCTGCTGATTTGCCGGTTGTTAGCAGTAATGACGATGCCGAATATTGCATGATGCTGATGAATGCCTATAAAGCCCGCTACCTGCCGGTGTTTGACGATTTTGAATTTAAAACAGTAATTACCGTGAACGACCTGGTGCGTGAAGCCTTACAGGATAAAGCCCTGGCTCCCATTGTAGAGGAAACTATTAACAATGGCTGGGTAGGTGAAGGATTTAGCACAAGGAAATTTATATACTAA
- a CDS encoding ABC transporter permease, with protein MLQLLLRKSIYGLLVLVGVVMLVFVLFQGFGDPARLVLGQTGDSATIQNIRKELALDQPRWKQFLLYANDVSPISIYTADAIQSKQLKGFFIGGNTRIGVKLPYLRRSYQTKRNVSDMLLQALPQTIVLACIAMCIATIVGILLGILAAVKQNTWWDGAAIFTSILGISAPSFFMGIVLAYIFGFVLSDYTGLHMTGSLFEVDTFTGEHLQLRNVILPAITLGIRPLAVIAQLTRSAMLDVLDQDYIRTAYAKGLTRWQVITRHALRNALNPVVTAITGWFAELLAGAFFVEYIFGWNGIGKMTVDALEKLDFPVVMGSVLVTASCFIVVNLLADLLYGIIDPRVRIN; from the coding sequence ATGCTTCAGCTACTCCTACGCAAAAGTATATATGGCTTGCTGGTACTGGTAGGAGTAGTGATGCTGGTGTTTGTGCTGTTTCAGGGCTTTGGCGATCCTGCCCGCCTGGTGCTGGGCCAAACCGGCGACAGCGCCACTATTCAAAACATACGTAAAGAGCTGGCGTTAGATCAGCCCCGCTGGAAGCAGTTTCTGCTATATGCAAACGATGTATCGCCCATCAGCATTTACACGGCTGATGCTATCCAATCTAAACAACTCAAAGGCTTTTTTATAGGAGGTAACACCCGCATAGGGGTGAAGTTGCCCTACCTGCGCCGGTCGTACCAAACCAAAAGGAACGTATCGGACATGTTACTGCAGGCATTACCGCAAACCATAGTGCTGGCGTGTATAGCTATGTGCATCGCTACTATTGTGGGGATATTATTGGGCATTCTGGCTGCGGTAAAACAAAACACCTGGTGGGATGGGGCAGCCATTTTTACCAGCATACTGGGTATTTCGGCCCCTTCTTTTTTTATGGGCATTGTGCTGGCTTATATTTTCGGTTTTGTGTTATCTGATTATACCGGCCTGCATATGACCGGCAGCTTGTTTGAAGTTGATACTTTTACCGGCGAACACCTGCAACTGCGCAATGTGATTTTGCCGGCTATTACTTTGGGAATCAGACCATTGGCGGTAATAGCACAACTTACCCGCAGCGCCATGCTGGATGTGCTGGACCAGGATTACATACGTACTGCTTATGCCAAGGGGTTAACCCGTTGGCAGGTAATTACCCGGCATGCCCTGCGTAATGCCTTAAATCCGGTAGTAACAGCCATTACTGGGTGGTTTGCCGAGCTACTGGCAGGTGCCTTTTTTGTAGAATACATTTTTGGCTGGAACGGGATAGGCAAGATGACGGTAGATGCACTGGAAAAACTGGATTTTCCGGTGGTAATGGGCAGTGTTTTAGTAACAGCATCTTGTTTTATTGTTGTAAATTTACTGGCAGACTTGTTGTATGGCATTATAGATCCCAGAGTAAGAATCAATTAA
- a CDS encoding BT_3928 family protein, translating into MKVVLTIIRWIVGLLFIFSGLIKANDPLGLSYKMQEFFEVWGWDAFHNYTLFFSIVMNVFEVLAGVAIIIGWRIRLFTWLLLLLIIFFTFLTGYALLSGKIKTCGCFGDCLPLSPLQSFMKDIFLLVLILVLVFKQKAIGTLPSSSALAGLVLTVVATGGLQWYVLQYLPIVDCLPYKKGNNLVKQMEVPAGAVIDSFAITFRYKKAGKEVEFDANNIPADLDSTYEYVDRYDKLIRKGNAVAPIEDFKLSSESGTDTTNAILQQPVPYVLVMAQNFDNWGKASVVFDQLLAEARTWNMPVIVATPLPDAAAKLFDKNKVTIVGLDATVLKTAARVVPTFFLMKRADILDKKSYKSGNSFLESMRKTHL; encoded by the coding sequence ATGAAAGTTGTATTGACTATTATACGTTGGATAGTAGGATTGTTGTTTATCTTCTCCGGCTTAATTAAAGCCAACGATCCATTAGGATTGAGTTATAAAATGCAGGAGTTTTTTGAAGTGTGGGGCTGGGATGCTTTTCATAACTACACCCTTTTCTTCTCTATTGTAATGAACGTGTTTGAGGTGCTGGCTGGTGTGGCTATTATTATAGGCTGGCGCATACGCCTGTTTACCTGGTTGTTGCTGCTGCTGATTATCTTTTTCACCTTCCTTACCGGATATGCTTTGTTATCGGGCAAAATAAAAACCTGTGGTTGTTTTGGCGACTGTTTACCGTTATCGCCATTGCAATCTTTTATGAAAGATATTTTTCTGCTGGTGCTGATTCTGGTGCTGGTGTTTAAGCAAAAGGCTATTGGTACGCTGCCTTCTTCTTCGGCTTTAGCCGGACTGGTGCTTACTGTGGTGGCTACCGGTGGTTTACAGTGGTATGTGTTGCAATACCTGCCTATTGTGGACTGTTTGCCTTATAAAAAAGGTAATAACCTGGTGAAACAAATGGAAGTGCCAGCGGGTGCGGTGATCGACAGTTTTGCTATTACTTTCCGTTATAAGAAAGCAGGCAAGGAGGTAGAGTTTGATGCCAACAATATACCTGCCGACCTGGACTCTACTTATGAATATGTAGACAGGTACGATAAGCTGATTAGAAAAGGCAACGCAGTGGCCCCGATTGAAGACTTTAAACTTTCCAGTGAATCTGGTACGGATACTACCAACGCTATTTTACAGCAACCGGTGCCTTATGTGCTGGTAATGGCGCAAAATTTTGATAACTGGGGTAAGGCTTCTGTAGTGTTTGATCAGTTGCTGGCCGAAGCCAGAACCTGGAATATGCCGGTGATTGTGGCTACGCCTTTACCGGATGCTGCTGCCAAACTGTTTGACAAGAACAAGGTAACTATAGTAGGTTTGGATGCCACCGTATTAAAAACCGCCGCCAGGGTAGTACCTACCTTCTTTTTAATGAAGCGGGCGGATATCCTGGACAAGAAGAGCTATAAGAGCGGCAATTCTTTCCTGGAGAGTATGCGGAAAACACACCTCTAA
- a CDS encoding DUF1599 domain-containing protein: MADTSTQYDEIVEAGMDIFVKKTKDYGTSWRVLRTISVVDQIFIKALRIRTIQEKKQQKVADDISSEFKGIINYGVIGLIQLQLNNPAVEDVPAETAAAWYKEQIVVAKNTMLNKNHDYGEAWRSMSQESFADLILVKLLRIKQILANDGKTLISEGIDANYIDIINYAVFALILSYEKNNLI; encoded by the coding sequence ATGGCTGATACCAGCACGCAGTACGATGAAATAGTGGAAGCAGGCATGGATATTTTTGTGAAAAAGACGAAAGACTATGGCACCTCGTGGCGGGTATTGCGTACCATTTCTGTAGTAGACCAGATTTTTATTAAAGCTTTGCGCATTCGCACCATACAGGAGAAAAAGCAGCAGAAAGTAGCGGATGATATCTCTTCTGAATTCAAAGGCATTATCAATTACGGTGTAATAGGGTTGATTCAGTTACAGCTGAACAATCCCGCAGTAGAAGACGTACCTGCTGAAACAGCCGCAGCCTGGTACAAAGAACAGATAGTGGTGGCTAAAAACACCATGCTGAATAAAAATCACGATTACGGAGAAGCATGGCGTAGTATGAGCCAGGAAAGTTTTGCCGACCTGATATTGGTGAAACTGCTGCGCATTAAACAGATACTGGCTAATGACGGCAAAACGCTGATCAGTGAAGGCATTGACGCTAACTATATCGACATTATTAATTATGCCGTGTTTGCATTAATTCTGTCGTATGAGAAAAATAACTTAATTTAA
- the folP gene encoding dihydropteroate synthase, translated as MVQRKSSAYTLNCNGRLLALTRPVVMGIINTTPDSFYSDSRKQNIDTALAQAEQMLADGATILDLGGQSTGPGKPQVDAATEAARVVPVIAAIHQRFPEAFISVDTYFAQVARESAEAGACIINDVSGGTLDMAMLDTVAGLKLPYVCMHMKGTTETMQQFAHYENVTREVLDFFIERLEACRQAGIHDVIIDPGFGFAKTIAHNFQLLKEMHLLQILEKPVLLGISRKSTIYKTLHITPEEALNGTTVLHTVGLQNGAVILRAHDVKEAMQAIQLMQHL; from the coding sequence ATGGTACAACGAAAAAGCAGTGCATATACACTCAATTGTAATGGCCGTTTATTAGCGCTTACCCGCCCGGTTGTTATGGGCATTATCAACACCACTCCCGATTCGTTTTACAGCGATAGCAGAAAGCAAAATATAGATACCGCCCTGGCACAGGCCGAACAGATGCTGGCGGATGGAGCTACTATATTAGACCTGGGCGGACAAAGCACCGGCCCCGGTAAACCACAGGTAGATGCCGCCACAGAAGCTGCCCGTGTAGTACCCGTAATTGCTGCCATACACCAGCGTTTTCCGGAAGCCTTTATTTCAGTAGATACTTATTTTGCCCAGGTTGCCAGGGAAAGCGCCGAAGCAGGTGCCTGCATTATTAATGATGTAAGCGGCGGCACGCTCGACATGGCTATGCTGGATACGGTAGCCGGCCTGAAACTGCCTTATGTGTGCATGCATATGAAAGGCACCACCGAAACCATGCAACAGTTTGCCCATTACGAAAACGTGACCCGCGAAGTATTGGATTTTTTTATAGAACGGCTGGAAGCCTGCAGGCAGGCAGGTATTCATGACGTGATCATCGACCCTGGCTTTGGCTTTGCCAAAACCATAGCCCATAATTTTCAGCTGTTAAAAGAGATGCATTTGTTGCAAATACTGGAAAAACCTGTTTTGCTGGGTATCTCCCGCAAATCTACCATTTACAAAACCCTGCATATTACACCCGAAGAAGCTTTAAACGGCACCACCGTTTTACATACCGTGGGGCTGCAAAACGGTGCGGTTATTTTACGGGCACACGATGTGAAAGAAGCCATGCAGGCAATACAACTGATGCAACACCTGTAA